AAGTTTAGAGAacttataaatataatataagtaGTTATGCATTTCAATTAAGTAAGCCAAACAAAAGAGAAGCAGCAACTAAGTAAGAAGCtctgagccacacacacattctgtaaattcacttgaaaaacatttcaaaaatatttcgAAGTGACTTAAAATCCATTTGAATGCAGCTACACATATTACCCCTCAGTGTGACTCATCTTGTTGTGAAGAGCACTGGATTGTGCAGGTGTGTCGAACTCAGTGTGCAGACTTAGTAATGAAAGCTGTTGTGGGCGAAACCTTCATCTTGATTCTACATCAGTCTGTGAAGTCTGAGGTTTGTTGTCTGTCCCCAAGTGCCACTTGGGATTTTAGTTAAATGCATAGAGAATTTTAATTAGTGATTATTTAAAAACTcctaaaaatttattttaggGATTTCCGGGCTTCCATGCAATGCCTTCATGCAGTGTTCCAGCCATACCTGCTGGCAAAATCACAGCCCTTCAGGCCATGGGCATATGGAGGAGGCACTTTGAAAAGAGAGGTGTGACAGAAACAGAACACTCCTGCAACTACATTATAGCTCATTTGCTCGGGGCAAAAACTGTGAGTTGAAATTCTACATTGCCTGATGTCATGTACGAATATTTGCAAAGGCATCTCCTTAATCCTGTTCTAACATGCCATATTTTTATGCAGGTAGAAAGCCTAGAGCGTGGGAAGTTAACAGAGTTTCTCAGCCGGGAAAAAGTAGAACAGGTGTGGAAGCTTTGCACTAGACGTCTCTCCAGGTAAAAGGTTTCTATATAAACCCCTGTATAAATAACTTATTGACAAAACTCATAGGTTGTTTGTGCTTGGTGTAGAATGCCTGTGCAGTATGTGATTGAAGAGTGGGACTTCAGAGATCTGACACTGAAGATGAAACCCCCTGTGTTCATACCAAGACCTGAAACAGAGgtcaaaaataagaaaaacaggcCAAACATGCATATAATATACACAAAACAATGATCAATTACACATGAGTAGAAGACTGTTTTCTCTGTACACTGGTGCAGGAGCTGGTTGATCTCGTGCTCACTGATCTACAGAAGAAGGCTGGGACTGGAGGGGACACTCAGCATACATGTTTGGAAGTGGGATGTGGCTCTGGTGCCATTTCTCTTAGTCTGCTAAAAAGTTTGCCTCAGGTGAGGTCTTTCTTAATTGTATAGTAATTGCAGTGGCTGAGGGTCAGTTCACCGCTTTGGTCTAGACTGAAGTATATCAACAACCATTGCATGGCTTGTCATAAATTGGACATTCATGCCCTGAAATTTTGTAGCCATATATTTGTCTCATCTGATTAGTCTTGATTATGTCATCAGCATTTTATCAGAATTCTTAATGGTGGTTCTTCAGTTTGCTGCTTAAAACTAGTCCAACGAAATTTGCAGCAATGACATTATTATTCAGGAAGtgactttttttattcaatatagcaaatttaaaaacttgatcGCTTTTTGTCAGTCTGTAGAAAATTGAGATATAATGCGACATAGCACATGATGCTACAATGCATGTCGAGCCTTGGAAAATAGGACAATGCAGAAATGGGGGCACGGTTTTTGAACATTGAGGTTCTTACTTGTCCTTtagaccatttttttttaactgcaccTCACTCTATTATTATTTAGTAACTTTATTTTTCAACTAATTCATGAAATTTCTATGAAGTCAATGAAATGTCACAAATATAGTGAAAGGTATCTCATTAAAATGTTCCCATTGTCCAAAGGGATGTCTTTGGTTTGTTTAATCACAAGTCCAAACCCAAAGATATTACTTTAAAAAGATGTGTAAAAGCTAAAATGGTTTTCAGAAGcggaaaatagaaaatgtttgacatttgtcctcaatgaaaagaaatacagacatttatttatttttctttaagttaACTTATCGATTACCTGTTCTGGCTCTACTAATATCTAATGCATTTAAGTTGCCAAGTGCTGTAATTTACTAAGTCAATTAATTTGTTagggaataataataaattacaataaatatactAATAGAAAAATGTAACAGTAGGTCATTAGTTACAGCTGTAGAGTAGATGCACATCTGAGTGGGGGctttataatataatacacAACTCTTACCTTTAAGTTCTTATCATGAATTAGTTAAATGTCTTAATGTTCTAATGCAGGTATAcagataaatataaattttcCTGCAGGTAGTTGTATCCAAATATCTGTTTTAATTGCTGTGCTTGTTTCTCTTTCATTAGCTTAAAGCCATTGCCTTGGATAAATGCCAGGCTGCAGTGAATTTAACAATGGAGAACGCATTGAGGTAATTGTGGCTGTAGCacataataacatttattgtgGTTAAACTATTACAAGTTTATATTCTTTTCAATTTGGGTGTGTACAGACATGCATAAAGTCTGATGAGGGATGTTTCTCTGCAGGTTGGGGCTGGATGACAGATTACAAATTTATCATATAGATGTAATGAAAGGTAAACAAAAGCAGAGCAAGTAGTGCATTATCGAATAACACCCTTACTTGCACTGTGGATAAACTGTTCTAAcctttctttctgtcagatGTGGAAACTCTGTTGAGTCTCTGTAGGCCTATTTCAGTTTTGGTCAGCAACCCCCCTTACCTGTTCTCAGAGGATATGGCATCATTGGAACCAGAAGTTTTTAGGTGACTGAAACGCAATCATTCctcctcattttgtttttgaatttaacCTCCACCCAGTTAACATTTGTAAGCAGCATTTGTGAAAAAttgtataattaaatataaagctaTTTGGTTTATTAATATGTAAACAATTCTCCACTCTTCAAATTAGAGCTGCACCTAAGACTTATTTTTAGTACCAATTAACCTCCTGATTTTTCTGAACGATTTAGCAAATCGTAAAAGTATAATTTCCATGATCTTAAGTTAcgtcttcaaaaaaaaaaaaaagatcttcaggagaaaagcagtaaaacacatttgatcTTGAACTGAATTTGACTTTAGCTGTGTATAGCTGAAGGTTTGGTCTGATTTTCCTTTAGGTGGTTTTTGGAGCAAATGCAGATTGAACATGTGTAGCATACTTTAGAGAAATTTagagaaatgtgttaatatCTCTCTAATTATTAGAAACTGACATTAATAAAAAGTCAGATTCAAATGTACATCAATTCtgcactttgtctttgtcttttcataTTATTCTTAGAAATGCGAGTCTTAAAAGAGTTacatgattattttttaaataattttgagaACACATAaaatttattaaatttgcaGCAGTGCGTTGTTGTACAAGTTTAGTTTTGGATAAAATGTATTAGGTAGATTAGTGACTGTTTGCTCTTCCCAGGTTTGAAGACCACGCTGCTTTAGACGGAGGTAAAGATGGTCTACAAGTGATCAGACAGATTTTGACTTTATCCCCACAGATTCTGTCAAATCATGGGTAAGGAACCCCTCTGCCCGACACTTACACACAAACCCACCTGGGTTCAATTCCTAGCAGCGGCATCGGCTTGTCACAAGAACAGCGTGTTCTGAAAAACACATGTATCGTGTTGCGTCTTTATTGAGCTAAGCTTTTTAAAAGACTTCCAGTGAATACAGTTCCAGATGTGTGCCACTGCGCTCATTTCAAGGTTAATTCTAATAATCCGTATCCTGCTGATAATTATAATTGAatccacttttttcttttttccggTGAATAACAGGCGTGTTTACTTAGAGGTAGACCCCAGACACCCCCTGCTCATTCAACCATGGGTGGAGGCGCATGTGGAAGGGCTGCATTATATGGAGACACGGCATGACATCACTGGCAGGTCAGTCTTGAGAACACTATGGTGTTAATGTCTATCACATGGGTATCATAGCAAAATGTTGAATTGATGTTGATGTTCATAGTTCACTACTGtctaatgtatttaaaacaaaaggctTCACTTGCAAAATATTCTAAAATTAAGCTTGGTACAGTCTTGCTTTTACGGTCTATCAAACTAAATTCAGCGCCTGTGACGCTGATTTGTTTTCGTTTTTTTAGGCCGCGATTCTGCATCCTCCAGAAAGAGAAGTCACTCGGGGACCGTGAGCTGTGTCTTGGATTGAGAAACTAAGATCCTATTACGCTGGCTTTAGTCCAGGTTGCCACAGCCCCAGCTCCCCTACCCCCACTGAGCTGCCAGGCACATGCTTGAACTGATTTGATCACTCAAAATTCACAGTTTACAGAAGCTCAAATCATTTCCATGTCACTGTTGCACTTTTAATCTGGTACGGTTGTGATCACATCCTGCACCACAATAAAAAGCGTGCAGGAGATGGCACAAAAGCAGGCTCAAAGCTGAAGGTAATTACCGAGGCTTTTCTTAGAACCCTCCCTCTCAGAATCTCACCCTCCTCCCAGGAAGCATTCAGTAGTTCTGCGAATCCACTGATGAACGGTCCTCCCCTTCGCTTGTCCACTCGCTGACTCAGATACAGGCTGTACGCACTGTTGAGCAAAAACCCACACAATGTGGCCTTTACTTCCTCTCATCTGCATCTCTCACAGATTTAAAGCTCAAAGGCCACAAAGTCTTTGTGTTTCAAAGGTGGTAGGAGGCAAAAATATGTCGTAACAAGTGTCACAAGAGCAGTCAcaatcatgtttttaaatgatggtCATGACAGTGTCTGTCTCTGCCCTGTAAGTAATACTGGCATTTTAAGCAGCATAAGAGAAAATGATGTAAAGGACAGACAGATTGCATTTggttattttattagaaaaatgtacacatgtaaaaggtagaaaaaatgttttactgagaaaaataaaatggcttAAAAGATGTTTCAGTGGAATCTGGGAACTTCTTAAAAACAGTATGTACATACAAAGCTGATGAAAGTATAATTGATGTGGACAACTTCCACATCCCTCATAAAATAAGTGTAGATTACAGTACGGAGGTTTGCTCACTAGTTATTTTTTCCTGGGGCCCTTAACTGCCCAGTTCCACACAAATTTTGTCTGAAACCAGACACATCAGTAATTTGAACTTAATTTGAACATATTTCATCAGTAAAACCATAACCTTTGTCCAGTTTGACTTTGTGACTGGCCtccagctgctggagcagcAGTGTCATTTACAGGGACAAAGAACCAGTTTAACAGTATTTTTCCTTTAAGTTGGCTGAGATTCAGTCATAAGAATAAAGACGAGGGACCCCTCATACCTTGAACGGGTAGTCCTGTATGTAACGCAGCAGAGGCTTGGGGAGTGGTAGCTGGTCAGGGCAGTCAGAGTGTCTGTTAATGACCAGGCGTGTAAGGTGCTGTAAGGAGGGGAGGCCTTGGGGCTTGTACACAGCCCGCTTCAGTTTCAATACCACAGACGTCTCCAGAATTGTCTGCTGAGAGAATTTTGAAGGAGCCTCCTCCTCTACTTTCTCCTcgtcttttttcctctctggtCCCATGTAGTGCTGCACCAGGCTGGGCACATTGGGGAAAGACGAGAGACTGGGCCGGGCCGGGGAGCTGGAGTCGAGCAAAAACTGTGCGCCGCTGTACTGGATCCGTATACTGGTGGGACCGCGTGCAGTCCTGACTGAGAGGGTCAGCATGTACAGTGGGTGGCTACTGTCCCGTACCAAAAAAGCTCCTTCAGATGCCTCTTGTAGTGCAGCGTGGGCCTGAGCTGCAGTTACGGCTCCCCAGTACCATCCTACACACACAGATTCCCAAATAGTAGTCACTCTGAACATCCTGTGCTGTCCTTTCCCTGTCCTCTATGATGATTGTTTAACAGTGAACAATACAAAATTAAGAAATGAACTAAACTcttacaacagaaaaaaatgctacCAAACTGTGCCAGGAACAGAATGTGGATTTACAAGAAAAATTTTTCATGCTTTACCTGAATTTTCTAGATAGCAGAAGTTGCTGGCAATCACCCTCAGGTCTTTTGTGGGGTCCCATAGTGGAGGGCTGCTTTGAAGACAAGGGGTAGGAGGTACACTTCCCGCCCGCATGCCCCGTGGGGCTTCAGTGGATGGAGCACTGGGCAGAAGAGCTCTagggctggaaaaaaaaaaaaattgaagacATCATTATTGTTTGGTTAGGAAAAAACCTTGAAcaaaatgataatgatgattgTAGTTAACAAGGACAATAAGACATTCACTCTGATCAACTCACTGTTCAGTTATAGCTTGACATCCACTAAATgtgttacattgttttattttttgattttttttaaaaatcacgtTTCCAATCATTTCTAATGTTGTGGCACaggttttttattgtttgtctgtTACTGCTGCCGATCCTGTCCAGCATGCTCTGTACATGAGATTATTAATAACAGTAAGGTTTTATATAGTAGcctatatatttaaaaaatactgtataatgacTACTGTTATTATAATGACGTTTGTGTtgaataatttttgtttataaGATTAGAACAggtcttttcattttatatggGTGACACTTGAGTTATGGaaacttatttacatttataatgaaCCCTTTTCCGTGTAACACTCGTTAGGGTGCAGTACTTTTACGatgaaatttgttttctgctggttTAACGCAGCAAACTAaggagacaaacagacacaaagaaaagtcaACTCACCCTGGTACGCAAAGAATCATGCTATTTCTTCTGAATCCTCTCAGCTAAAATCCTGTCGGGTCTTCAGGAAATAACGAAAACATAAATCAAgctatgtttaaataaaataacacctcttaaaaaaacatgaggCTTGACCTCGGGTTGATTTGAATCGACCTATTTAATGCGATTTAAAGACACGAAGCGCTCCTCGAACCCAAACAGGCTCCGGTCCTGTAGTTCATATAAAAACACCGAATTtgtaatgatgaaaaaccctaatttaaacatgaaaaactgtGTAGCAGCGGGTTGGAGTGTGTTGTCACCAGAACTGGATCCAAATGTGTGAAGGACTGAGTGTAAAGGGTTGGCTTTTAAAATTTACCATTTCCTAGAAGTCTATTCTGAGAACTCCCCGCTGCACCGGCGGTTCTGACGTCACAGCGGCCGCACCAACTCCCTCCGCGGGCTGAGCGCCGCGCGTTGTTCCGCTTGGCGGCACCTAAACGCGTCGCTTTTAGCCGCGTTTCAGAGGCACGTCAGTTCGCTTGTACGTGCAGCTTTCGGCGCGGTCTGGAGTGTTTCTCGTAGCGTTCTGACTCTCATTTCGTCTACGCCGCTTCACTCGCGACTCCTGCCGTCGCTTTAACCGGTGCTCGCTCCCAGGAATCGCGCGGCAGCTTCTCCCTATCCGCTTTCCAGGAATAATTGCAGGGCCTGACTCCGCCCCGCCGGGCGGCCCTGACAAAGCCTTCATTCTGGGAATTCACCGCCTCAACATTAAAGATAATAGGAATGCACACAGGCTATTTCCAGTAATATAGATTTCCCTCGATCCTGGTGGAAAAACACGGCGAGAGGTTTTCTCGGAGGTTTGCCGGAGTAATTACGCTCGAAAAAACAAGTTGTTATTGTgacaataaactaaaaaatatataaatgtgtatatattaaCGATACACTTAGGAAAGATAAAATACCAGTTTGCTGGTAGATTGTTTGACTGTGTAGCGCCGTCTTTTATATCAGATTATCCTTGATTTGTTAAAAGTGACAGTTTTGTTTGGAAAAATATCGTACCTGTATTTGAAATGACATTTATATAATCTGTTATAAGATTTCGTTTCTGAGGATTCTGTGCGAGAAATTCGAGCTTCCACATCACCAGG
This genomic interval from Channa argus isolate prfri chromosome 5, Channa argus male v1.0, whole genome shotgun sequence contains the following:
- the hemk1 gene encoding MTRF1L release factor glutamine methyltransferase isoform X1, yielding MWRRSVATGYMCFGCRSGGPKCDSSCCEEHWIVQVCRTQCADLVMKAVVGETFILILHQSVKSEGFPGFHAMPSCSVPAIPAGKITALQAMGIWRRHFEKRGVTETEHSCNYIIAHLLGAKTVESLERGKLTEFLSREKVEQVWKLCTRRLSRMPVQYVIEEWDFRDLTLKMKPPVFIPRPETEELVDLVLTDLQKKAGTGGDTQHTCLEVGCGSGAISLSLLKSLPQLKAIALDKCQAAVNLTMENALRLGLDDRLQIYHIDVMKDVETLLSLCRPISVLVSNPPYLFSEDMASLEPEVFRFEDHAALDGGKDGLQVIRQILTLSPQILSNHGRVYLEVDPRHPLLIQPWVEAHVEGLHYMETRHDITGRPRFCILQKEKSLGDRELCLGLRN
- the hemk1 gene encoding MTRF1L release factor glutamine methyltransferase isoform X2; this encodes MWRRSVATGYMCFGCRSGGPKGFPGFHAMPSCSVPAIPAGKITALQAMGIWRRHFEKRGVTETEHSCNYIIAHLLGAKTVESLERGKLTEFLSREKVEQVWKLCTRRLSRMPVQYVIEEWDFRDLTLKMKPPVFIPRPETEELVDLVLTDLQKKAGTGGDTQHTCLEVGCGSGAISLSLLKSLPQLKAIALDKCQAAVNLTMENALRLGLDDRLQIYHIDVMKDVETLLSLCRPISVLVSNPPYLFSEDMASLEPEVFRFEDHAALDGGKDGLQVIRQILTLSPQILSNHGRVYLEVDPRHPLLIQPWVEAHVEGLHYMETRHDITGRPRFCILQKEKSLGDRELCLGLRN
- the cisha gene encoding cytokine-inducible SH2-containing protein isoform X1; translation: MILCVPGPRALLPSAPSTEAPRGMRAGSVPPTPCLQSSPPLWDPTKDLRVIASNFCYLENSGWYWGAVTAAQAHAALQEASEGAFLVRDSSHPLYMLTLSVRTARGPTSIRIQYSGAQFLLDSSSPARPSLSSFPNVPSLVQHYMGPERKKDEEKVEEEAPSKFSQQTILETSVVLKLKRAVYKPQGLPSLQHLTRLVINRHSDCPDQLPLPKPLLRYIQDYPFKCVQPVSESASGQAKGRTVHQWIRRTTECFLGGG
- the cisha gene encoding cytokine-inducible SH2-containing protein isoform X2 codes for the protein MILCVPGPRALLPSAPSTEAPRGMRAGSVPPTPCLQSSPPLWDPTKDLRVIASNFCYLENSGWYWGAVTAAQAHAALQEASEGAFLVRDSSHPLYMLTLSVRTARGPTSIRIQYSGAQFLLDSSSPARPSLSSFPNVPSLVQHYMGPERKKDEEKVEEEAPSKFSQQTILETSVVLKLKRAVYKPQGLPSLQHLTRLVINRHSDCPDQLPLPKPLLRYIQDYPFKV